The following are encoded in a window of Thermodesulfobacterium geofontis OPF15 genomic DNA:
- the nusG gene encoding transcription termination/antitermination protein NusG produces the protein MSKIWYSVQVWSGLEEDIKQKVEKLLEEKAKEKVEKIFVPPPKEIEIVFSPEKQVTQRFYSGYFLIYGELDEALKEEIKKIKGVIDIIGGDKLYIFRSEEVERLISQLVVEEIKPKPRYQFMQGDRVRITEGPFANFIGIVDEVKPEKGKVKVLVSIFGRETPVEIEFAYLQKI, from the coding sequence ATGAGTAAAATTTGGTATTCTGTTCAAGTTTGGTCAGGTTTAGAGGAAGATATTAAACAAAAAGTGGAAAAATTATTGGAAGAAAAAGCAAAGGAAAAAGTAGAAAAGATTTTTGTTCCGCCTCCAAAGGAAATAGAAATAGTTTTTTCTCCAGAAAAACAGGTTACTCAAAGATTTTATTCAGGATATTTTTTGATTTATGGAGAACTTGATGAAGCTCTTAAAGAAGAAATAAAAAAGATAAAAGGAGTTATTGATATAATAGGAGGAGATAAATTATATATTTTTAGAAGTGAAGAAGTAGAAAGACTTATTTCTCAGCTTGTGGTTGAAGAAATTAAACCGAAACCAAGATATCAATTTATGCAAGGAGATAGAGTTAGGATTACAGAGGGACCCTTTGCTAATTTTATAGGTATAGTTGATGAGGTAAAGCCTGAAAAAGGTAAAGTAAAAGTTTTAGTGAGTATTTTTGGTAGAGAAACTCCTGTGGAAATAGAATTTGCCTATTTACAGAAGATTTAA
- the rplL gene encoding 50S ribosomal protein L7/L12 has translation MPVTKEEVIEFIANMSVLELSQFIKELEEKFGVTAAAPVAAVAAVAPQAAASEAAPAEEKTEFDVILTDIGSNKINVIKVVREITGLGLKEAKELVESVPKPLKTGVSKEEAETIKKKLEEVGAKVEIK, from the coding sequence ATGCCAGTAACTAAAGAAGAGGTAATTGAATTTATTGCTAACATGAGTGTTTTGGAACTATCTCAATTTATTAAAGAACTTGAAGAAAAATTTGGGGTTACTGCAGCAGCACCAGTTGCAGCAGTAGCAGCAGTAGCTCCCCAGGCAGCTGCTAGTGAGGCAGCTCCTGCTGAGGAAAAAACAGAATTTGATGTTATTCTTACTGATATCGGATCTAATAAAATTAATGTAATTAAGGTGGTGAGAGAGATTACTGGATTGGGATTAAAAGAGGCTAAGGAGTTAGTAGAATCTGTTCCTAAACCACTTAAGACAGGTGTTTCTAAAGAAGAAGCAGAAACTATTAAGAAAAAATTAGAAGAAGTAGGGGCAAAGGTAGAAATTAAATAA
- the rplA gene encoding 50S ribosomal protein L1: MARRGKKYREALAKVDRTKRYTFEEAVKLALDTSYANFDETVEVAVNLGVDPRHADQMVRGSVVLPHGTGKPVKVLVFAKGEKAKEAMEAGADYVGDEDLIKKIQEGWLEFDKVVATPDMMPQLGKIGKILGPRGLMPSTKTGTVTFDIAKAVKEIKAGKVDFKVDRAGVVHAPVGKVSFGEKKILENLAAFFEALLKAKPSAAKGQYIRGVTISTTMGPGIKVDPNDVRNLIHKYSGD, from the coding sequence ATGGCTAGGAGAGGTAAAAAATATAGAGAGGCTTTAGCAAAGGTTGACAGAACTAAAAGATATACTTTTGAGGAAGCTGTTAAATTAGCATTAGATACTTCTTATGCTAATTTTGATGAAACTGTAGAGGTAGCAGTTAATTTGGGTGTAGATCCTCGTCATGCAGATCAGATGGTAAGAGGTTCTGTGGTTTTACCTCATGGAACTGGTAAACCTGTTAAAGTTTTAGTTTTTGCAAAAGGAGAAAAGGCAAAAGAAGCTATGGAAGCAGGAGCAGATTATGTAGGAGATGAGGATTTGATTAAAAAAATTCAAGAGGGATGGTTAGAATTTGATAAAGTGGTAGCAACTCCTGATATGATGCCTCAATTAGGTAAGATTGGTAAGATATTGGGACCTCGTGGGCTTATGCCAAGCACAAAAACAGGAACAGTGACTTTTGATATAGCTAAAGCAGTTAAAGAAATAAAGGCAGGTAAAGTTGATTTTAAAGTGGATAGGGCAGGAGTAGTTCATGCACCCGTTGGTAAAGTGTCTTTTGGTGAAAAGAAAATATTAGAAAATTTAGCTGCTTTTTTTGAAGCCCTTTTAAAAGCAAAACCCTCAGCAGCTAAAGGACAATATATAAGAGGAGTAACTATCTCTACTACTATGGGACCTGGTATAAAAGTAGACCCAAATGATGTTAGAAATTTAATACATAAGTATTCAGGAGATTAA
- the rpoB gene encoding DNA-directed RNA polymerase subunit beta, which yields MSHNTNQRPKIRKSFVKVQQIQDLPDLLKIPKESYQKFLQANTPPDRRQDVGIHRCFSTVFPIKDYSDIAVLEYLDYKILPPEYTPDEAKEKGLTYEAPMKLRVRLVTYDLDPETGVKSIKDIKEQEIYFGTIPLMTEDGRFIINGTERAVVNQLQRSPGVIFEKDKTHAKAGRLTYIGRVIPVKGSWLDFIYDYRGRFLVRIDKRKNIPATVFLKAMGLSEEEILSLFYPTEKYRILEEGVEKELNYELLAGQKAPIDIVHPETGEVLVKKGKVISAGIIKRLKQSGINVLKLPDEMLIGKFCAKEIVDKETGEVLLEVNEEITEEKLKLLREKNIKEVEVLFVDAYRYSSALRDALKTDKVKSKEEALIEIFRKMKPASPVTPEIAEAYFRSLFFDPSTYDLSEIGRYKINLRLNLDLPITQRTLTLEDVIAILKELIRMKENEEEGDDIDSLANRRVRSVGELVENQFLIGLMRMERIIKEKLQLQEIETLTPAELINSKPVMAAVKEFFAQGQLSQFMDQTNVLSMITHKRRLSALGPGGLTRERAGFEVRDVHPSHYGRICPIETPEGPNIGLIVSPTTYAQVNPYGFLETPYRLVRNGKVTKQVIYLNAAEEKNLIIAQSTIRIDKEGNILDEYVPARKNGEFIIAHRDEVDLVDLFPAQIVSVSTSLIPFLEHDDANRALMGSNMQRQAVPLLIPKAPLIGSGMEKSIALNSGFLLVAEKDGVVEDVDSTRIVVRYDKEDGLLPEIKIYELIKWRKSNQNTTFNQRPIVKPGQRIKKGDILADGPSMDHGELALGKDVLVAFMPWKGYNFEDSIIISERLVRDDVFTSIHIEEFECIARETKLGREEITRDLPNVGEELISNLDESGIIKIGSFVKPGDILVGKVTPKGETTLTPEEKLLRAIFGEKAKDVKDTSLRVPAGIEGIVIDTKVLTRKGLEKDIRAKQKEDEAIAKLLRNQADILEILKRGLVTKLSQILEGEKAVKDLEKEGDIYIRKKEPFSFKLLDSIPAPILSKLKDVVPPSKKEIVSELLEVYEKRRKEIIEEYEAKINKIKKGDELPPGVLKIVKVYVAMKRKLQPGDKMAGRHGNKGVISKVVPIEDMPYLPDGTPVDMILSPLGVPSRMNIGQLLETHLGWACKELGKKLAKLAQDYQVESVKSLLKEIFSEEEYERLVEGKSDEEIIELAKGFIDGIPVATPVFAGAKEEEIKKWLKLAGLDPSGTTILYDGMTGEPFKEPVTVGYMHMLKLHHLVDDKIHARSTGPYSLITQQPLGGKSQFGGQRLGEMEVWAIEAYGAAYTLHEFLTVKSDDVEGRAKMYEKLVRGKNFLEGGMPESFRVLTKELQGLCLDIELIEE from the coding sequence ATGTCCCATAATACTAATCAGAGACCCAAAATAAGAAAAAGTTTTGTAAAGGTCCAACAAATTCAGGATTTACCAGATCTTTTAAAAATTCCTAAGGAATCTTATCAGAAATTTTTACAAGCAAATACCCCTCCAGATAGAAGACAGGATGTAGGAATTCATAGATGTTTTTCTACAGTTTTTCCTATAAAAGATTATTCAGACATAGCTGTTTTGGAATATTTAGATTATAAAATCTTACCTCCAGAATATACGCCAGATGAAGCTAAGGAGAAAGGATTAACTTATGAAGCTCCAATGAAATTAAGAGTACGTTTAGTAACTTATGATCTTGATCCAGAAACTGGAGTGAAAAGTATAAAGGATATAAAAGAACAGGAAATCTATTTTGGTACAATTCCTCTTATGACAGAAGATGGAAGATTTATTATAAATGGTACCGAAAGAGCTGTAGTTAATCAACTTCAAAGGTCTCCCGGAGTAATTTTTGAAAAGGATAAAACCCATGCTAAGGCTGGTAGATTAACTTATATTGGAAGAGTAATTCCTGTAAAAGGTTCTTGGTTAGATTTTATATATGATTATAGAGGGAGATTTTTGGTAAGAATTGATAAAAGGAAAAATATTCCTGCAACGGTATTTTTAAAAGCTATGGGATTATCGGAAGAGGAGATCCTTTCTTTATTTTACCCAACAGAAAAATATAGAATTTTAGAAGAAGGGGTAGAAAAGGAGTTAAATTATGAACTTTTAGCTGGGCAAAAAGCTCCTATAGATATTGTTCATCCAGAAACAGGGGAAGTTTTAGTAAAAAAAGGAAAAGTAATAAGTGCTGGAATAATTAAAAGATTGAAGCAGTCAGGAATAAATGTTTTGAAACTCCCTGATGAAATGCTAATTGGTAAATTTTGTGCCAAAGAAATTGTAGATAAAGAGACAGGAGAAGTATTACTTGAGGTAAATGAAGAAATTACTGAAGAAAAACTTAAATTACTAAGAGAAAAAAACATAAAAGAAGTAGAAGTTCTTTTTGTAGATGCCTACCGTTATTCTTCAGCTTTAAGAGATGCTCTTAAAACTGATAAGGTAAAAAGTAAAGAAGAAGCTTTAATAGAAATTTTTAGAAAAATGAAACCCGCAAGTCCTGTAACTCCAGAAATAGCAGAAGCCTATTTTAGATCTCTATTTTTTGATCCGTCAACTTATGATCTCTCTGAAATTGGAAGATATAAAATAAACTTGAGACTGAATTTAGATCTTCCTATTACTCAAAGAACCCTAACCTTAGAAGATGTGATTGCAATTTTGAAAGAGCTAATCCGCATGAAAGAGAATGAGGAAGAAGGAGATGATATAGATAGTTTAGCTAATAGGAGGGTTAGATCTGTAGGTGAATTAGTGGAAAATCAGTTTTTAATTGGTTTAATGAGAATGGAAAGAATTATTAAAGAGAAGCTTCAACTCCAAGAGATAGAAACTTTAACCCCTGCAGAACTTATAAATAGCAAACCTGTTATGGCAGCAGTAAAAGAATTTTTTGCTCAAGGGCAGTTATCTCAATTTATGGATCAAACTAATGTACTTTCTATGATTACTCATAAAAGGAGACTTTCTGCACTTGGACCAGGTGGTTTAACAAGAGAAAGAGCCGGTTTTGAAGTTAGAGATGTTCACCCCAGTCATTATGGGAGAATCTGTCCTATTGAGACTCCAGAAGGTCCAAATATTGGATTAATTGTTTCTCCAACTACTTATGCTCAGGTAAATCCTTATGGTTTTTTAGAAACTCCTTATAGATTAGTAAGAAACGGAAAGGTTACAAAACAGGTTATATATTTGAATGCTGCTGAAGAAAAAAACCTTATAATTGCTCAATCAACTATTAGAATTGATAAAGAAGGGAATATTTTAGATGAATATGTTCCAGCAAGGAAAAACGGAGAATTTATTATTGCTCATAGAGATGAAGTTGATTTAGTTGATTTATTTCCTGCTCAAATAGTAAGTGTTTCAACTTCGCTTATTCCGTTTTTAGAACATGATGATGCAAATAGAGCACTTATGGGTTCTAACATGCAAAGACAGGCTGTACCATTGCTTATTCCCAAAGCGCCTCTTATTGGTTCTGGAATGGAAAAATCAATTGCTTTAAATTCTGGATTCCTTTTAGTGGCTGAAAAAGATGGAGTTGTAGAAGATGTGGATAGTACAAGAATTGTAGTAAGATATGATAAAGAGGATGGCCTCTTACCAGAAATAAAAATTTACGAACTTATTAAATGGAGAAAATCAAATCAAAATACTACTTTCAATCAAAGACCTATTGTAAAACCAGGACAAAGGATAAAAAAAGGGGATATCTTAGCAGATGGACCATCTATGGATCACGGAGAGCTTGCTTTAGGTAAAGATGTACTTGTAGCTTTTATGCCTTGGAAAGGATATAATTTTGAGGATTCTATTATTATTTCAGAAAGATTGGTAAGAGATGATGTATTCACTTCTATACATATTGAAGAATTTGAATGTATAGCAAGGGAAACCAAATTAGGTAGAGAAGAAATAACAAGAGATCTTCCCAATGTAGGAGAAGAACTTATATCTAATTTAGATGAAAGTGGCATTATAAAAATTGGAAGTTTTGTAAAACCGGGAGATATTCTTGTAGGAAAAGTAACACCTAAAGGGGAAACTACTCTTACTCCTGAAGAAAAACTTTTAAGAGCTATTTTTGGAGAAAAAGCAAAGGATGTAAAAGATACTTCTTTAAGAGTTCCCGCTGGAATTGAGGGAATTGTAATAGATACTAAAGTTTTAACCAGAAAGGGTTTAGAAAAGGATATAAGAGCTAAACAAAAAGAAGACGAAGCAATAGCTAAATTATTGAGAAATCAAGCAGATATTTTAGAGATTTTAAAAAGAGGTCTGGTTACAAAACTTTCTCAGATTTTAGAGGGTGAGAAGGCGGTAAAAGATTTAGAAAAGGAAGGAGATATTTACATTAGAAAGAAAGAACCCTTTTCTTTTAAACTCCTTGATTCAATTCCAGCACCTATACTTTCAAAATTAAAAGATGTTGTTCCTCCATCTAAAAAAGAAATAGTTTCTGAATTATTAGAAGTGTATGAAAAAAGAAGAAAAGAAATCATTGAGGAGTATGAGGCTAAAATAAACAAAATTAAAAAGGGAGATGAACTTCCTCCTGGTGTTCTAAAAATTGTAAAAGTATATGTAGCTATGAAAAGAAAGCTTCAGCCAGGAGATAAAATGGCAGGAAGACATGGGAATAAAGGTGTTATTTCTAAGGTTGTTCCTATAGAGGATATGCCTTATCTTCCAGATGGAACTCCTGTAGATATGATACTTTCTCCTTTAGGAGTCCCTTCTCGTATGAATATAGGACAACTTTTAGAAACCCATTTGGGATGGGCTTGTAAAGAACTTGGGAAGAAACTTGCAAAGCTTGCACAAGATTATCAAGTAGAAAGTGTAAAAAGTCTTTTAAAAGAAATTTTTAGTGAAGAGGAATATGAAAGATTAGTTGAGGGTAAAAGTGATGAAGAGATAATAGAGTTAGCTAAAGGATTTATAGATGGTATTCCTGTTGCAACTCCTGTTTTTGCAGGTGCTAAAGAAGAGGAAATTAAAAAATGGTTAAAGCTTGCTGGTTTAGATCCAAGTGGAACGACTATACTTTATGATGGTATGACAGGAGAGCCTTTTAAAGAGCCTGTCACAGTAGGGTATATGCATATGCTCAAACTTCACCACTTAGTAGATGATAAAATTCATGCCCGTTCCACTGGTCCTTATTCTTTGATTACTCAACAGCCTCTTGGTGGAAAGTCTCAATTTGGTGGTCAAAGATTAGGAGAAATGGAAGTTTGGGCAATAGAAGCTTATGGAGCAGCTTATACTCTTCATGAATTTCTTACTGTCAAAAGTGATGATGTAGAAGGTAGAGCAAAAATGTATGAAAAATTGGTTAGAGGGAAAAACTTTTTAGAGGGAGGTATGCCTGAAAGTTTTAGAGTTTTAACTAAGGAATTACAAGGGCTTTGCCTTGATATTGAATTAATAGAAGAATAA
- the tuf gene encoding elongation factor Tu, protein MAKAKFERKKPHLNVGTIGHIDHGKTTLTSAITRVLSTKGLARWVPFDEIDKAPEEKARGITIQLAHVEYESEKRHYAHIDCPGHADYIKNMITGAAQMDGAILVVAADDGPMPQTREHVLLARQVNVPYILVFMNKIDMVDDPELLDLVELEVRELLTKYGFPGDEVPVIRGSALRALECGCGKEECQWCGAIWQLVKAMDEYIPEPIRDVDKPFLMPIEDVFSISGRGTVVTGKVERGVLRPGDEVEVVGLRPTIKTVATSIEMFRKILDEALPGDNIGILLRGVGKDDVERGQVVAKPGSIKPHIKFKAEVYVLKKEEGGRHTPFFSGYRPQFYFRTTDVTGVIKLPDGVEMVMPGDNVELEVELIKPVALEEGLRFAIREGGRTVGAGVVTKILE, encoded by the coding sequence ATGGCGAAGGCTAAATTTGAGAGGAAGAAGCCTCATTTAAATGTAGGGACTATTGGGCATATTGATCATGGGAAGACCACATTAACGAGTGCGATAACGAGGGTGTTATCGACGAAGGGATTAGCGAGGTGGGTTCCATTTGATGAGATAGACAAGGCACCTGAGGAGAAGGCAAGGGGTATAACGATACAGCTTGCGCATGTGGAGTATGAGAGTGAGAAGAGGCATTATGCGCATATAGATTGTCCTGGTCATGCTGATTATATAAAGAACATGATAACTGGTGCAGCGCAGATGGATGGGGCAATACTTGTTGTTGCAGCAGATGATGGTCCTATGCCTCAGACGAGGGAGCATGTATTGCTTGCGAGGCAGGTTAATGTTCCGTACATATTGGTATTTATGAACAAGATTGACATGGTAGATGATCCTGAGTTATTGGATTTAGTTGAGTTAGAGGTTAGGGAATTACTTACGAAGTATGGATTTCCTGGTGATGAGGTACCGGTTATAAGGGGTAGTGCTTTGAGAGCGCTTGAGTGTGGGTGTGGTAAGGAGGAGTGTCAGTGGTGTGGGGCTATATGGCAGTTGGTGAAGGCGATGGATGAGTATATACCTGAGCCAATAAGGGATGTAGACAAGCCGTTTTTGATGCCTATAGAGGATGTATTTAGTATAAGTGGTAGGGGAACGGTTGTGACGGGTAAGGTAGAGAGGGGAGTGCTTAGGCCTGGAGATGAGGTTGAGGTGGTAGGGCTTAGGCCGACGATTAAGACGGTTGCAACAAGTATTGAGATGTTTAGGAAGATACTTGATGAGGCATTACCTGGTGATAATATAGGGATACTTTTGAGGGGAGTAGGGAAGGATGATGTAGAGAGGGGTCAGGTGGTAGCGAAGCCTGGTAGTATAAAGCCGCATATTAAGTTTAAGGCTGAGGTATATGTGTTGAAGAAGGAGGAGGGAGGTAGGCATACGCCATTTTTTAGTGGGTATAGACCGCAGTTTTATTTTAGGACGACAGATGTTACAGGGGTTATAAAGTTACCTGATGGGGTTGAGATGGTGATGCCTGGAGATAATGTGGAGTTAGAGGTTGAGTTAATAAAGCCGGTTGCATTAGAGGAGGGGTTGAGGTTTGCTATAAGAGAGGGTGGAAGGACGGTTGGAGCAGGAGTTGTTACAAAAATTTTAGAATAA
- the secE gene encoding preprotein translocase subunit SecE: MKAKEIVKDKIIKEKEGNLISKGVKFLEEVKIEAKKITWPPKKQVILSVLMIMFFSIIIGAYLGLLDIIYNALISFLVR; encoded by the coding sequence ATGAAAGCTAAAGAAATAGTAAAAGATAAAATAATTAAAGAAAAAGAAGGAAATTTAATATCAAAGGGTGTAAAATTTTTAGAAGAGGTTAAAATAGAAGCCAAAAAAATTACTTGGCCTCCTAAAAAACAAGTAATACTTAGTGTTTTAATGATTATGTTTTTTAGCATAATTATAGGAGCCTATTTAGGTTTATTAGATATAATTTATAATGCGCTAATTTCATTTTTGGTAAGATAA
- the rplK gene encoding 50S ribosomal protein L11, which translates to MAKKVIAQVKLQLPAGQATPAPPVGPALGQHGVNIMEFVKAFNEKTRNQEGMIIPVVITIYADRSFTFELKTPPASVLLKKAAGIEVGAHNPKKEVVGKITRKQLEEIAKLKMQDLTASSLEAAMKTIEGTAKSMGIEIVD; encoded by the coding sequence ATGGCTAAAAAAGTTATAGCACAGGTAAAATTACAACTCCCTGCAGGTCAGGCAACTCCTGCGCCACCAGTTGGTCCTGCTTTGGGTCAGCATGGAGTTAATATAATGGAGTTTGTAAAAGCATTTAATGAAAAAACCCGTAATCAAGAAGGTATGATTATACCTGTAGTAATTACTATTTATGCTGATAGATCTTTCACTTTTGAACTAAAAACACCTCCGGCATCGGTACTTTTAAAAAAGGCAGCTGGAATTGAGGTAGGTGCTCATAATCCAAAAAAAGAGGTAGTAGGAAAAATTACCAGAAAACAATTAGAGGAGATAGCAAAACTTAAAATGCAAGATCTTACTGCTTCTTCCTTAGAAGCAGCTATGAAAACTATTGAAGGGACTGCTAAAAGTATGGGAATAGAAATTGTGGATTAG
- the rplJ gene encoding 50S ribosomal protein L10: MLTRMRKQEIVKNLKEKFLNSEGVFVTSFRGFTVAESNEIRKLIREKGGEFRVVKNTLIRLASQETPAQPINDYVEGPTALVIAYKDPVEIAKVLNKFIKEHPSLQLKGFVIQGKGFEAAAIEELVKLPPKEVLLAQFLGTLQAPIANFIGVLSAIIRNFLYVLKAIEEKKAKGE; this comes from the coding sequence TTGCTTACTCGAATGAGGAAACAGGAAATTGTTAAAAATTTAAAGGAAAAGTTTTTAAATTCTGAGGGGGTTTTTGTTACTTCATTTAGAGGATTTACAGTTGCAGAAAGTAACGAAATTAGAAAATTAATAAGAGAAAAGGGAGGGGAATTTAGAGTTGTTAAAAATACCTTGATCAGATTAGCTTCACAAGAAACACCTGCTCAACCAATAAATGATTATGTAGAAGGTCCAACAGCACTTGTTATTGCTTACAAAGATCCGGTTGAGATAGCAAAGGTTTTAAATAAATTTATAAAAGAGCATCCATCCTTACAATTAAAAGGTTTTGTAATACAGGGTAAGGGATTTGAAGCAGCTGCTATTGAAGAGCTTGTTAAACTTCCTCCAAAGGAGGTTTTACTTGCTCAATTTCTTGGTACTCTTCAAGCACCAATTGCTAATTTTATAGGTGTTCTTTCAGCCATTATTAGAAATTTTCTTTATGTGCTTAAAGCTATTGAAGAAAAGAAAGCTAAAGGAGAATAA
- the qmoC gene encoding quinone-interacting membrane-bound oxidoreductase complex subunit QmoC → MANEIIKVDVDLEAIKEIQSLGGDTLKKCYQCATCSTVCPLSPDEAPFPRKQMILAQWGFKEKLLNDPAIWLCHQCGDCSKYCPRGANPGEVMAALRLSVIKEATPFKFLHTFYNNAWGFPILILIALFFILIATIATFGGIPNFFDADSFPYGGPSYEIWFIHLPARVLMIDVIFLPLAVFVIIILFSAINRMWNAYVETYKIPQAYRYGMWTILKTYLLSAIGEILNHNRFEKCEANKWRALPHKVLLWAFILLALTTAIVFVMADILGFHTPWNPLLHPVKWLGNIGGLMLLYGIISIILGRSQAEREKSVKTSYPDSFLVYLILLVGLTGFGIEIFRNISALRSLTSLIYIAHLVFVFILFLGVAYSKFAHLAFRTTAVVFDLYFKDINQKMS, encoded by the coding sequence ATGGCTAATGAAATTATAAAAGTTGATGTAGATTTAGAAGCAATTAAGGAAATACAGAGCTTAGGAGGAGATACATTAAAAAAATGTTATCAATGTGCTACTTGTTCTACAGTTTGTCCTTTATCACCTGATGAAGCACCCTTCCCAAGAAAACAGATGATTTTAGCTCAATGGGGTTTTAAAGAGAAATTACTTAATGATCCAGCTATTTGGTTATGTCATCAATGTGGAGATTGTAGTAAATATTGTCCGAGAGGAGCTAATCCTGGTGAAGTAATGGCAGCCTTAAGACTTTCTGTTATTAAAGAAGCAACACCCTTTAAATTTTTACACACCTTTTATAATAATGCTTGGGGATTTCCTATTCTTATATTAATTGCCCTCTTTTTTATTTTAATTGCTACAATTGCTACCTTTGGAGGAATTCCCAATTTCTTTGATGCGGATTCTTTCCCTTACGGAGGTCCTTCTTATGAAATTTGGTTTATCCATCTTCCTGCAAGAGTTTTGATGATAGATGTAATATTTTTACCTTTAGCAGTTTTTGTAATTATTATTTTATTTTCAGCTATTAACAGAATGTGGAATGCCTATGTAGAAACTTATAAGATTCCTCAAGCTTATAGATATGGTATGTGGACTATTTTAAAAACTTATTTACTTTCAGCCATTGGAGAAATTTTAAATCACAATAGATTTGAAAAATGTGAAGCTAATAAATGGAGAGCTTTACCTCATAAAGTTCTCCTTTGGGCTTTTATTCTCTTAGCTTTAACTACAGCTATTGTTTTTGTTATGGCAGATATTTTAGGATTTCATACACCTTGGAATCCTCTTCTTCATCCTGTAAAATGGTTGGGGAATATCGGAGGGCTTATGCTTCTTTATGGGATTATTAGTATAATTTTAGGAAGATCTCAAGCTGAAAGGGAAAAAAGTGTAAAGACTAGTTATCCTGATAGTTTTTTAGTGTATTTAATTTTATTGGTTGGTTTAACTGGATTTGGAATCGAAATCTTTCGTAATATTTCTGCTCTAAGATCACTTACTTCTTTAATTTATATTGCCCATTTAGTATTTGTATTTATTTTATTTTTAGGTGTAGCTTATTCTAAATTTGCACATCTTGCTTTTAGAACAACAGCAGTTGTATTTGATTTATATTTTAAGGATATAAATCAGAAAATGTCTTGA
- the rpmG gene encoding 50S ribosomal protein L33, giving the protein MAKKGEARIIIHLQCTECKRINYTTTKNRRNTPDRLELRKYCPWEKRHTVHREVKK; this is encoded by the coding sequence ATGGCTAAAAAGGGTGAAGCAAGAATAATTATTCATCTTCAATGTACTGAATGTAAAAGAATTAATTATACCACTACAAAAAATAGACGTAATACTCCTGATAGATTGGAGTTAAGAAAATATTGTCCATGGGAAAAAAGGCATACAGTTCATAGAGAGGTTAAAAAATAA